From Meles meles chromosome 5, mMelMel3.1 paternal haplotype, whole genome shotgun sequence, one genomic window encodes:
- the ABCF1 gene encoding ATP-binding cassette sub-family F member 1 isoform X5 — MERLKKLSVPASDEEDEVPAPIPRGGKKTKAGNVFAALIQDQSEDEEEEEKHPPKPAKLEKNRINKAVSEEQQPGLKGRKGKEEKSKGKAKSHNKSATPDNEEEEDEEEEITKEKEPPRQGKEKAKKAEPGSEEEGEEEEEGESKADDPYVHLSKKEKKKLKKQMDYERQVASLKAANAAENDFSVSQAEVSSRQAMLENASDIKLEKFSISAHGKELFVNADLYIVAGRRYGLVGPNGKGKTTLLKHIANRALSIPPNIDVLLCEQEVVADETPAVQAVLRADTKRLKLLEEERRLQGQLEQGDDTAAERLEKVYEELRATGAAAAEAKARRILAGLGFDPEMQNRPTQKFSGGWRMRVSLARALFMEPTLLMLDEPTNHLDLNAVIWLNNYLQGWRKTLLIVSHDQGFLDDVCTDIIHLDAQRLHYYRGNYMTFKKMYQQKQKELLKQYEKQEKKLKELKAGGKSTKQAEKQTKEALTRKQQKCRRKNQDEESQEAPELLKRPKEYTVRFTFPNPPPLSPPVLGLHGVTFGYEGQKPLFKNLDFGIDMDSRICIVGPNGVGKSTLLLLLTGKLTPTRGEMRKNHRLKIGFFNQQYAEQLRMEETPTEYLQRGFNLPYQDARKCLGRFGLESHAHTIQICKLSGGQKARVVFAELACREPDVLILDEPTNNLDIESIDALGEAINEYKGAVIVVSHDARLITETNCQLWVVEEQSVSQIDGDFEDYKREVLEALGEVMVNRPRE; from the exons ATGGAGCGTCTTAAGAAGCTCTCAGTGCCAGCCAGTGATGAGGAAGATGAAG TCCCTGCCCCCATACCCCGAGGAGGGAAGAAAACTAAG GCTGGTAATGTTTTTGCAGCCCTGATTCAAGATCAGagtgaggatgaggaggaagaagaaaaacatcctCCTAAGCCTGCCAAGCTGGAAAAGAATCGGATCAATAAG GCTGTATCTGAGGAACAACAGCCTGGGTTGAAgggcagaaagggaaaggaagagaagtcaAAGGGAAAGGCCAAG TCTCACAATAAGTCTGCTACTCCGGACAATGAAGAAGAggaggatgaagaagaagaaataacaaaagaaaaggaaccaCCCAGACAAGGGAAGGAGAAGGCCAAGAAGGCAGAGCCG GgttcagaggaagaaggagaggaagaagaggaaggggaatcTAAGGCTGATGATCCTTATGTGCACCTTagcaaaaaggagaagaaaaagctaAAGAAACAG atGGATTATGAGCGCCAGGTGGCTTCATTAAAAGCAGCCAATGCTGCTGAAAATGATTTCTCCGTGTCCCAAGCAGAGGTGTCCTCCCGCCAAGCCATGTTAGAAAATGCATCTGACATTAAG CTGGAGAAGTTCAGCATCTCGGCCCATGGCAAGGAGTTATTTGTCAACGCAGACCTATACATTGTAGCTGGTCGCCGCTACGGGCTAGTAGGACCGAATGG CAAGGGCAAGACCACTCTCCTTAAGCACATCGCCAACCGGGCCTTGAGCATCCCTCCCAACATCGACGTGCTGCTGTGTGAGCAGG AGGTGGTAGCAGATGAGACACCAGCCGTGCAGGCTGTTCTTCGAGCTGACACCAAGCGATTGAAGCTGCTGGAAGAGGAGCGACGGCTCCAGGGACAGCTGGAGCAGGGAGACGACACAGCTGCTGAGAGGCTAGAGAAG GTTTATGAGGAATTACGGGCGACCGGGGCGGCAGCTGCAGAGGCCAAAGCCCGGCGGATCCTGGCTGGTCTGGGCTTCGACCCTGAAATGCAGAATCGGCCCACACAGAAATTCTCAGGGGGCTGGCGCATGCGTGTCTCCCTGGCCAG GGCGCTGTTCATGGAGCCTACACTGCTGATGTTGGATGAGCCCACTAACCACCTGGACCTCAATGCTGTCATCTGGCTCAATAA CTACCTCCAGGGCTGGCGGAAGACATTGCTCATCGTCTCCCATGACCAGGGCTTCCTGGATGATGTCTGCACTGATATTATCCATCTCGATGCCCAGCGGCTCCATTACTATCGGGGCAATTACA TGACCTTCAAGAAGATGTATCAGCAGAAGCAGAAAGAACTACTGAAGCAGTATGAGAAGCAGGAGAAAAAGCTGAAGGAGCTAAAGGCAGGTGGCAAGTCCACCAAGCAGGCG gAGAAGCAAACAAAGGAAGCCCTGACTCGAAAGCAGCAGAAATGCCGGAGGAAAAACCAGGATGAGGAATCCCAAGAGGCTCCAGAGCTCCTGAAGCGCCCCAAAGAGTACACCGTGCGCTTCACTTTCCCTAACCCCCCGCCTCTCAGCCCTCCTGTGCTGGGTCTGCACG GTGTCACGTTTGGTTATGAGGGGCAGAAACCACTCTTCAAGAATCTGGATTTTGGCATTGACATGGACTCAAGGA TCTGCATTGTGGGCCCTAACGGAGTGGGGAAGAGcaccctgctcctgctgctgACGGGCAAGCTCACACCA ACTCgtggagaaatgagaaagaacCATCGGCTG AAAATTGGCTTCTTCAACCAGCAGTATGCAGAGCAGCTGCGCATGGAGGAGACGCCCACTGAATACCTACAGCGGGGCTTCAACCTGCCTTACCAGGATGCCCGGAAGTGCCTGGGCCGCTTTGGCCTTGAGAGTCACGCCCACACCATCCAGATCTGCAAACTCTCTG GTGGGCAAAAAGCCCGAGTTGTGTTTGCTGAGCTGGCTTGTCGGGAGCCTGATGTCCTCATCCTG GACGAACCGACCAATAACTTGGACATCGAGTCTATTGATGCTCTTGGGGAAGCCATCAATGAATACAAAGGCG CTGTGATTGTCGTCAGCCACGATGCCCGACTCATCACGGAAACCAACTGCCAGCTGTGGGTGGTGGAGGAGCAGAGTGTTAGCCAGATCGATGGTGACTTCGAGGACTATAAACGGGAAGTGTTGGAGGCCCTGGGTGAAGTCATGGTCAACAGACCTCGAGAGTGA